The Deinococcus koreensis genome window below encodes:
- a CDS encoding insulinase family protein, translating to MTSTAPALPRVGESLGRYTVERVEALPEMQGTLILLSHDLGTRHAHVIRDDDNSAFGVTFPTVPRDSTGVAHILEHIVLMGSQKYPVADPFFAMLPRSLNTFMNAMTSNDWTTYPFSTRNEQDFFNLLSVYLDATFFPLMRYESFRQDGHRFEFATPDDPKSDLKLQGVVYNEMKGAMAAPGAVMWRAFGKALYPDLTYANNSGGAPSDIPGLSYEQLRAFHAAHYHPSNAFFYTYGKLPLARILDEIEAHVMSRFSPQVLDVSIPDQPAFPEPRRETVTYPGSDTERGAQVSVAWKLGHTSNADAGLRWSVLSDVLLGNPAAPLTRPLIESGLGAGLADLSGYRDSFREGAFAAGLKGLPAGKADEVEAMVLETLRGIAEQGIDPELIQSSLHQFEIGQKEVSNSGYPYALQVMFRLLGPWLYGGDPLTGLRLDAELEKLRADLAAGPVFEPMIERELLANPHRVTLELAPDPGLAERAEADEQALVERLSADFTDDDRARIVAESLRLKELQGQESDPDVLPTLALSDVPPRVARVEYGTEHPGRATVARVPQPTGGLTYLDVQIRLPEVPADLLGTLPLYAFAVTRSGAAGLDYAALARRIEAVTGGISASVGVGTRPDDLAALRLSLTFSGKALARNAPALVEVLRSVIQTPEFTRDRLEQLLKQRLAGLKASVLQSGNAYAERLAAAQVSPAGLITEQFSGLSALAALREIVEGGGLDDLLARLERVRQLVLAGTPVLCLTATPDDLGLDLQPVTAAFQGDAPVGRPHPELAAKRPQARTTDSPVAYNAVAFRTVPYTHPDSPALLVLSRLLRSNYLLKEIREKGGAYGGGASFDTREGVFSMSSYRDPNVRRTFEVFRDARAFLDTDLGERELTEAILSSSKILDPLTSPDTAGRLRFFGDQAGYTPEVQEAYKARLLAVTLDDLRRVMDTWLSAGNAAYGLVAGQNPNDEVRDLGLEFDVQAI from the coding sequence ATGACCTCCACCGCACCCGCCCTGCCCCGCGTGGGCGAATCGCTGGGCCGCTACACCGTCGAGCGCGTCGAGGCCCTGCCCGAGATGCAGGGCACGCTGATCCTGCTGAGCCACGACCTGGGCACGCGCCACGCGCACGTGATCCGTGACGACGACAACTCCGCCTTCGGGGTGACCTTCCCGACCGTGCCGCGCGACTCGACCGGCGTGGCGCACATCCTGGAGCACATCGTCCTGATGGGCAGCCAGAAGTATCCGGTGGCCGACCCCTTCTTCGCCATGCTGCCCCGGTCACTGAACACCTTCATGAACGCCATGACCAGCAACGACTGGACGACCTACCCCTTCTCGACCCGCAACGAGCAGGACTTCTTCAACCTGCTCTCGGTCTATCTGGACGCCACCTTCTTCCCGCTGATGCGCTACGAGTCGTTCCGGCAGGACGGCCACCGCTTCGAATTCGCCACCCCGGACGACCCCAAGAGCGACCTGAAGCTGCAGGGCGTGGTCTACAACGAGATGAAGGGGGCGATGGCCGCGCCCGGCGCCGTGATGTGGCGGGCCTTCGGCAAGGCGCTGTACCCGGATCTGACCTACGCCAACAACTCCGGCGGGGCGCCCTCGGACATCCCAGGGCTGAGCTACGAGCAGCTGCGGGCCTTCCACGCGGCGCACTACCACCCCAGCAACGCCTTTTTCTACACCTACGGCAAGCTGCCGCTCGCGCGCATCCTGGACGAGATCGAGGCGCACGTCATGAGCCGCTTCTCTCCGCAGGTGCTGGACGTCTCCATTCCCGATCAGCCGGCCTTCCCCGAGCCCCGGCGCGAGACCGTCACCTACCCGGGCTCCGACACCGAGCGCGGCGCCCAGGTGAGCGTGGCCTGGAAGCTGGGCCACACCAGCAACGCCGACGCGGGATTGCGCTGGAGCGTGCTGAGCGACGTGCTGCTGGGCAATCCGGCCGCGCCCCTGACGAGACCGCTGATCGAGTCCGGGCTGGGCGCGGGCCTGGCCGACCTCAGCGGCTACCGGGATTCGTTCCGCGAGGGCGCCTTCGCGGCGGGGCTCAAGGGCCTGCCCGCCGGCAAGGCGGACGAGGTCGAGGCGATGGTGCTCGAGACCCTGCGCGGTATCGCTGAGCAGGGCATCGACCCGGAACTCATCCAGAGCAGCCTGCACCAGTTCGAGATCGGGCAGAAGGAGGTCAGCAACTCGGGCTACCCCTACGCCCTGCAGGTCATGTTCCGGCTGCTGGGGCCATGGCTCTACGGCGGCGATCCCCTGACCGGGCTGCGGCTGGACGCCGAGCTGGAGAAGCTGCGCGCCGATCTGGCGGCCGGGCCGGTCTTCGAGCCGATGATCGAGCGCGAGCTGCTGGCCAACCCCCACCGCGTCACGCTGGAACTCGCCCCCGATCCCGGGCTGGCCGAGCGCGCCGAGGCCGACGAGCAGGCCCTGGTAGAGCGCCTGAGCGCCGACTTCACCGACGACGACCGCGCCCGGATCGTGGCCGAGAGCCTGCGCCTCAAGGAGCTGCAGGGGCAGGAGAGCGACCCAGACGTGCTGCCCACGCTGGCGCTGTCCGACGTGCCGCCCCGTGTGGCGCGCGTGGAGTACGGCACCGAGCACCCTGGGCGCGCCACGGTCGCCCGGGTGCCCCAGCCCACCGGCGGCCTGACCTATCTGGACGTGCAGATCCGCCTGCCCGAGGTGCCCGCCGACCTGCTGGGCACCCTGCCGCTCTACGCCTTCGCGGTCACCCGCAGCGGCGCGGCGGGGCTGGACTACGCGGCGCTGGCCCGCCGCATCGAGGCCGTGACCGGCGGCATCAGCGCCTCGGTGGGCGTGGGCACCCGTCCGGACGACCTCGCGGCCCTGCGGCTGAGCCTGACCTTCTCCGGCAAGGCGCTGGCCCGCAACGCCCCCGCGCTGGTGGAGGTGCTGCGGAGCGTGATCCAGACGCCGGAATTCACCCGTGACCGGCTGGAGCAGCTGCTCAAGCAGCGTCTGGCAGGCCTGAAGGCCAGCGTGCTGCAGAGCGGCAACGCCTACGCCGAGCGGCTGGCCGCCGCGCAGGTCAGCCCGGCCGGGCTCATCACCGAGCAGTTCAGCGGCCTGAGCGCGCTGGCGGCCCTCAGAGAGATCGTCGAGGGCGGCGGGCTGGACGATCTGCTCGCGCGCCTGGAGCGGGTGCGTCAGCTCGTGCTGGCCGGCACGCCGGTGCTGTGCCTGACCGCCACCCCGGACGACCTGGGCCTCGACCTGCAGCCGGTCACCGCCGCCTTCCAGGGCGACGCGCCGGTCGGGCGCCCGCACCCGGAACTGGCCGCGAAGCGCCCGCAGGCGCGCACCACCGATTCCCCCGTGGCCTACAACGCGGTCGCCTTCAGAACCGTGCCCTACACGCACCCCGACAGCCCGGCGCTGCTGGTGCTCTCGCGGCTGCTGAGGAGCAACTACCTGCTCAAGGAGATCCGCGAGAAGGGCGGGGCCTACGGGGGCGGCGCCAGTTTCGACACCCGCGAGGGCGTCTTTTCCATGAGTTCCTACCGCGACCCGAACGTCCGCCGCACCTTCGAGGTCTTCCGGGACGCCCGCGCCTTCCTGGACACCGATCTGGGCGAACGCGAGCTGACCGAGGCGATCCTGTCGTCCAGCAAGATCCTCGATCCGCTGACCAGCCCCGATACGGCGGGCCGCCTGCGCTTCTTCGGCGATCAGGCCGGATACACGCCCGAGGTGCAGGAGGCGTACAAGGCCCGCCTGCTCGCCGTCACGCTGGACGACCTGCGCCGGGTCATGGACACCTGGCTGAGTGCCGGGAACGCGGCCTACGGGCTGGTCGCCGGACAGAACCCCAACGACGAGGTGCGGGATCTGGGCCTGGAGTTCGACGTCCAGGCGATCTGA
- a CDS encoding Ig domain-containing protein: MSSPPLLHLSGRPLGRAALALLLGVSLAACGQQVTGTSASTGKDVLYFADSPTGLPPMYVNETYTATLPVAGGVGPYTLRVTGGTLPPGLSLNGSARQLSGKPTKTGTYKFTLEVTDSTLSTKTNEYTVNVQELPPLALTPTLPTGEIRGETRIPLTITAPRGARAAHLSWELPENVKVTRIQSAEQGGLLFWRQEGRMVLLDVGFKTVPRSGSRIALISVKPSKAATLTAAKLTFEARDAEGRVVGAPPPAVSTPTAPTAPAAPATPAAPAPTNTAPATAPAPAAPATAPATAPPTEGEPPNPPSSTPPGPGGAP; this comes from the coding sequence ATGTCATCCCCGCCTCTCTTGCACCTGTCGGGCCGTCCTCTGGGACGCGCGGCGCTGGCCCTGCTGCTGGGCGTGTCCCTGGCGGCCTGTGGCCAGCAGGTCACGGGCACCTCGGCGAGCACCGGCAAGGACGTGCTGTACTTCGCCGACTCGCCCACCGGCCTGCCCCCCATGTACGTGAACGAGACTTACACGGCCACCTTGCCCGTGGCCGGCGGTGTGGGTCCCTACACCCTGAGGGTGACCGGCGGAACCCTGCCCCCCGGCCTGAGCCTGAACGGATCGGCCCGGCAGCTGAGCGGGAAGCCCACCAAGACCGGCACCTACAAGTTCACGCTGGAGGTCACGGACTCCACCCTGAGCACCAAGACCAACGAGTACACCGTGAACGTGCAGGAGTTGCCCCCCCTGGCCCTCACGCCGACCCTGCCGACCGGCGAGATCCGCGGCGAGACCCGCATCCCGCTGACCATCACGGCCCCGCGGGGTGCGCGCGCCGCCCACCTGAGCTGGGAACTGCCGGAGAACGTCAAGGTGACCCGTATCCAGAGCGCCGAACAGGGCGGGCTGCTGTTCTGGCGCCAGGAAGGCCGCATGGTGCTGCTCGACGTGGGCTTCAAGACGGTGCCCCGCAGCGGATCGCGCATCGCCCTGATCAGCGTGAAGCCCAGCAAGGCCGCCACGCTGACGGCCGCCAAGTTGACCTTCGAGGCGCGTGACGCCGAGGGCAGGGTCGTGGGCGCTCCGCCGCCCGCCGTGTCCACCCCGACGGCCCCGACCGCGCCGGCGGCCCCTGCCACGCCGGCTGCCCCAGCGCCCACCAACACGGCGCCGGCCACCGCGCCCGCTCCCGCAGCACCGGCCACGGCCCCAGCCACAGCGCCCCCCACCGAGGGTGAGCCCCCCAACCCGCCCAGCAGCACGCCACCCGGGCCGGGAGGTGCGCCATGA
- a CDS encoding RNA-binding S4 domain-containing protein has product MTPPSDDTTIDLQDFLKLRGLVETGGEAKFRVQGGEVRLNGEVETRRRRKLRRGDIVEYAGQRLKVDW; this is encoded by the coding sequence ATGACCCCTCCATCCGACGACACCACCATCGATCTGCAGGACTTCCTCAAGCTGCGCGGGCTGGTCGAGACCGGCGGCGAGGCGAAGTTCCGCGTGCAGGGCGGTGAGGTGCGCCTGAACGGCGAGGTCGAGACCCGGCGCCGGCGCAAGCTGCGGCGCGGCGACATCGTGGAATACGCCGGGCAGCGCCTGAAGGTGGACTGGTAG
- a CDS encoding MBL fold metallo-hydrolase: protein MSDRKDTGAQVSPSFGRRDALRLLGAVGAVTAAAPLARGQATPAAPATPANPADTGPMNGNGFYRQKIGDMTVTVVSDGTAPLAALLPTWGANPDRQAEFTATLAEYSVPAANTVNHFNPVLIEIGGKRTLLDTGRGGANGQLVANLRRAGVDPASIETVFITHGHGDHIGGITTNGQLTFANARHVMGAAEFQFWTTQATPNDAVKNNLIAQKDKFTLIQPGAEITAGLTSVATPGHTLNHQSVLAQSGGQGIMVLGDAGGHFLLSLKHQGAYVGFDTDGAQAAQTRQTVFSRIVDEKLWVTGYHFPFQAIGHLRRLAAGSFEYEPTVWNWS, encoded by the coding sequence ATGAGTGATCGCAAGGACACAGGTGCTCAGGTCTCCCCCTCGTTCGGCCGACGGGACGCCCTGAGGCTGCTCGGCGCAGTGGGAGCGGTGACCGCCGCCGCGCCGCTGGCCCGGGGGCAGGCGACACCCGCCGCGCCCGCAACGCCAGCCAATCCGGCCGATACTGGGCCCATGAACGGGAACGGCTTCTACCGGCAGAAGATCGGCGACATGACGGTCACGGTCGTCAGCGACGGCACGGCCCCGCTGGCCGCGCTGCTGCCCACCTGGGGCGCCAATCCGGATCGGCAGGCGGAATTTACCGCCACGCTGGCGGAATACAGCGTGCCGGCCGCGAACACGGTGAACCACTTCAACCCGGTGCTGATCGAGATCGGCGGCAAGCGCACGCTTCTGGACACCGGACGCGGCGGCGCGAACGGACAGCTGGTCGCCAACCTGCGTCGGGCCGGAGTCGATCCGGCCAGCATCGAGACGGTCTTCATCACCCACGGACACGGGGATCATATCGGCGGGATCACCACGAACGGTCAGCTCACCTTCGCGAACGCGCGGCACGTCATGGGCGCCGCCGAGTTCCAGTTCTGGACGACCCAGGCGACCCCCAACGACGCGGTGAAAAACAACCTGATCGCGCAGAAGGACAAGTTCACGCTGATCCAGCCGGGTGCCGAGATCACCGCAGGTCTGACCAGCGTCGCCACGCCGGGGCACACGCTGAACCACCAGAGCGTCCTGGCCCAGAGCGGCGGCCAGGGCATCATGGTGCTGGGCGACGCTGGAGGGCACTTCCTGCTCTCCCTCAAGCACCAGGGCGCCTATGTGGGCTTCGACACCGACGGCGCGCAGGCCGCCCAGACGCGCCAGACCGTCTTCTCGCGGATCGTGGACGAGAAGCTGTGGGTCACGGGCTACCACTTCCCCTTCCAGGCGATCGGACACCTGCGGCGGCTGGCGGCCGGTTCCTTCGAGTACGAGCCGACGGTGTGGAACTGGAGCTGA